In bacterium, the genomic stretch GCAGACATAAGGATTCAAACCAGGTTTCTCCTAAGGTAAATACCTTATTTGAGGTTTGAGCAGTAATTATTTCTACAGGAGATAATTTTACCTTTTCTATGAATAAATTTTGAAGAAAAGGGTAAAATGGATTATGAGTATAGACAAAGTTTTTTATATACCAGGGTGAACCGACTACAGCACAAATAATTCCAAAGATAGCAGTTTTACTTATTGTCTTTCGCCACCCAATTTTAGCTAATCCAAAACCTATCACACTTAAGCCTAAAATAATCACCGTATAAAGTCCTGGATATTTAATTCCAGCAACAAAACCACACATAATTGCCAGAATTATTAACCATCTATTTTGATGATATGTGGTCATCCAATTTAAGAAGGCATAAACACTTAATAACTCATAGAAGGTCAGCCCGAAATCAATATACGCTGTTCTTGATAAGAAAATCACTAATGGGCAGATATAGAATATACTTGTGGCTAATAATGAGCCTTTAGGGTTAAAATGGCGTTGGCATAAACTACTAATTCCAATAAGCGTTAAAAGACCAAATGAGAAATGGAATAACTTGGCTAAAATATCACTACTCAATAACATTCCAAGTAAATATAGCATCCCAATATTTGCAGGAAAATTAGCAAAGGCGACATTTGATATGTGAAATATACCTTTGTGTTGAAGATAAAGTTTAGGTCCCTCAAGATGATAGGCTAAATCATCCCAATCAAACGGTGGACATAAACTATGCAGAAAACATAAACTACAGGTAATCATAATAAGTGAAGCCTGAAGAGTGAACAGTGAAGATTGAACAGTGAACAGTGAAGAGATATTGCTCTTTTTGGAAGTTTGAACACATAAAATGATTAAAACCAATAATAACCCATAAATAATTCTGGTATCAAGTAATTTTAAAAATCCTAATCCCATAATTAAATAAGATAATATCGCCAGTCCCAGACCAATACCAAATACAAATCTTTCCTGGCTGGATGAGAATTCAAACAAACAAACTGAAAAAATCTTAACCCCTAAACTATAGGCTGATAAACTAATGATAAGCAACAGAAATATATCTGGCAGGACAGTAAAGTGGTGATATTTTGGCAGGTAAAGGAGTAAAATTCCCACGGTGCAGAGGCAAAATAATATGGTTATTCGGATTTTAGGTTTTAGCCTTTCATCCCCTCTATAAAACCTTAAAGGATTACCTCCAAAGAATTTTTTTATCTTTTCCAACTTCTTAAGTTCCTTACCGATTTTCGGCATAGTTCAAAACTGGGTAACCGTTCAGATAGTAATTCACCGCAGAGACGCAGAGGAACAGAGAAGACATGGAAATAAAAAGGTAATCGGTTATTGGTAATCAGGTAATCGGTCACCGATAACTGATTACCAATCACCGATTACCAGGATTCCACTTCAGATGGCTAAAAGTGTTACATTAATCTGTACTCAAAAGCTTGCTCTGATGAAAATCCGTAATGGAATGAAGCAAGTGGTAAATAGTTTTTAATTTTTTCTCTGCGTCTCTGTGTCTCTGCGGT encodes the following:
- a CDS encoding phospholipid carrier-dependent glycosyltransferase translates to MEKIKKFFGGNPLRFYRGDERLKPKIRITILFCLCTVGILLLYLPKYHHFTVLPDIFLLLIISLSAYSLGVKIFSVCLFEFSSSQERFVFGIGLGLAILSYLIMGLGFLKLLDTRIIYGLLLVLIILCVQTSKKSNISSLFTVQSSLFTLQASLIMITCSLCFLHSLCPPFDWDDLAYHLEGPKLYLQHKGIFHISNVAFANFPANIGMLYLLGMLLSSDILAKLFHFSFGLLTLIGISSLCQRHFNPKGSLLATSIFYICPLVIFLSRTAYIDFGLTFYELLSVYAFLNWMTTYHQNRWLIILAIMCGFVAGIKYPGLYTVIILGLSVIGFGLAKIGWRKTISKTAIFGIICAVVGSPWYIKNFVYTHNPFYPFLQNLFIEKVKLSPVEIITAQTSNKVFTLGETWFESLCLPWDVTIYGALGNLPFGATITPVYLALLPLLIFIKKTKIAGIYLLFYIILKFILWSLGLHSSRYLLPIFPFLAIILASIFYTIFDTPKLVIIKRVILSIITGIWLAILSWDGFQIIHFRNPISFILGFESRDDFIRRNAEKGYYNAMEFINQNLPKNAKIYFIGEKKGYYCNREFIPDFSLVHWQWKYSDYKDLAKIKEYFNNQQITHILVNTTVISAYYYPDNGVSKEDVESFNDFASKYLKPLFKEGNLYLYGWKD